The Arachis hypogaea cultivar Tifrunner chromosome 16, arahy.Tifrunner.gnm2.J5K5, whole genome shotgun sequence genome contains a region encoding:
- the LOC140179904 gene encoding DExH-box ATP-dependent RNA helicase DExH8-like: MIREGILLGIIMDTQPLPILHPFGEEILFSKHIASYFTDRTILAGRKEMEFMANFCAFEFWQHLFRDKYRFNHLKQVLEIENVYPTKALMPKLKEDWCSLHNLSQSSLHQTLEIYDDLLGSVHRLRPKFLSSFRGLPPYFDPYEYEHTCLVTCQGDGNIDGVSAYEEGIKATGETKCASVPYVTSEEFHSYDVARMFTKIIKEVV, from the exons ATGATACGTGAGGGCATATTGCTGGGTATAATCATGGATACACAGCCTTTACCCATTCTTCATCCATTTGGAGAGGAAATATTG TTTTCAAAGCATATTGCTAGCTACTTTACTGACCGAACAATCTTAGCCGGTCGAAAGGAGATGGAATTCATGGCTAACTTCTGTGCATTTGAATTTTGGCAGCATCTTTTCAGG GATAAGTATCGGTTTAACCATTTGAAGCAGGTTCTAGAGATTGAGAATGTGTATCCTACCAAAGCACTGATGCCTAAGCTTAAGGAAGATTGGTGTTCTCTCCATAATCTCTCCCAGTCATCTCTGCATCAGACCTTAGAAATTT ATGATGATTTGTTAGGTTCAGTACACCGGTTGCGGCCAAAATTTTTGAGCTCTTTTAGGGGTTTGCCACCCTATTTTGATCCTTACGAATATGAACACACATGCTTAGTAACATGCCAAGGAGATGGGAACATAGATGGAGTTTCTGCATATGAGGAAGGCATTAAAGCAACAGGTGAAACAAAATGTGCTTCTGTGCCATATGTCACTTCAGAAGAATTTCACAGTTATGATGTGGCAAGAATGTTCACTAAAATTATAAAAGAGGTAGTGTAG